The genomic DNA GACGAGGCCGTGATCGCAGCGATCGCGCAGTATTGCTTGCGGCAGGTCTAGCTCACGCCTCACGCGATACACCCCACACCACGCACCTCACGCCACACGCCGACGGCAAGCGCCGCCATCGCGCGAAGCCAATACCCCCGTCGTTCCCCTCTCGCTGCACACGCAGATACCGACCGCCGGCGCGCCCGACGCAATGGCGGCGCCCAGTTCGCATGATCCATCGTAGTATGTGCGGCAAGCTATGTTGCAGCCAGGCGGCCAGCGGACTTCGCCGGAAATTGTCTTCAGTCCGAACAATTTAAAAGTCTTTTCGAAATATCGGATTCCCCCGAGGATTGAAATTACACGAGGTGAAACCATGCTCTCCGAGGCCCCGGATGTCTTGTCCCAGGTGCTCAAACTGATTCGCCTGCGAGGCGATCATGTGTTCCACGGTGAGTTGAGTACCAGCGCCGAAGTGACGTTCTCGCCGGGACCCGCGATTTTCTTGCATTTACGCACAGGAGAACTGGCGGTCTCGCAACGGGACGGCGGCGAAGCTGTGCTGTTGCGCCCGGGCGACTTCGTTCTTCTGCCGCACGCAGACGGACACACGATTCGAGCCAGCTCAGACGGACAAGCACGCCAATGCTTCGAAGCAGATGTCTCGTCCGCCTCACAAGGGAACGCTCAAACTTTCAGATGGGCAGCCGAGGATGGTGTTGCAGGATCTTTTCTCGCCGGCGCGTTCTATTTTGATGGCGCGCCGTTGCGGTCATTGCTAACAGGTCTTCCCGGCCTGATACACCTGACATGCGATAAGTCGATGGAGCCGGCGTGGCTCGGCGCAATCTCCCATTTCCTCGACATCGAGTCACGTGCCCCAAGCCCTGGCGCGTCACTGATGATCTCGCGTCTCATCGATCTTCTCGTGATACGCACGCTGCGCATGTGGGTCAGCAAGCAAGGCGACCGCACAGACTGGTTGTCCGGATTGACCGATGAACGCATTGGACGCGTGTTGAACGCCATGCACCAGGCACCCAACGAGACGTGGACGGTAAAGTCGCTCGCCGATATTGCGATGATGTCGCGCTCTACGTTTTCGGAACGCTTCACAGCGGTGGTCGGGCTGCCGCCATTACGCTATCTGGCACGCTGGCGACTGACGGTCGCCGCTGACCTCTTGCGCGCGGGAACGCTTAAAGTGATCGACGTCGCCTACAGCGCCGGGTACGGCTCGGAAGCGGCCTTTAGTCGCGCCTTCAAGGCGCAG from Paraburkholderia edwinii includes the following:
- a CDS encoding AraC family transcriptional regulator: MLQPGGQRTSPEIVFSPNNLKVFSKYRIPPRIEITRGETMLSEAPDVLSQVLKLIRLRGDHVFHGELSTSAEVTFSPGPAIFLHLRTGELAVSQRDGGEAVLLRPGDFVLLPHADGHTIRASSDGQARQCFEADVSSASQGNAQTFRWAAEDGVAGSFLAGAFYFDGAPLRSLLTGLPGLIHLTCDKSMEPAWLGAISHFLDIESRAPSPGASLMISRLIDLLVIRTLRMWVSKQGDRTDWLSGLTDERIGRVLNAMHQAPNETWTVKSLADIAMMSRSTFSERFTAVVGLPPLRYLARWRLTVAADLLRAGTLKVIDVAYSAGYGSEAAFSRAFKAQFGYPPSDAHRISRGSIFRARSSDLL